The DNA window CGACAACTGGGTCGCCAGGGAGAGCACCGCCGTCAGTCTGTGGGGTCACGACTTCAGCATCGGCTTCAGGTAGTGGGTGACGAGCGCTTGCGCGAGGAACCATGAGCAAGGAGCCGATGGACCCTCGCACATTCCGAAATGTGCTTGGACAGTTCTGCACGGGAATCACGGTGATCACCACCGTGCATGACGGTGAGCCAATCGGATTCGCCTGCCAATCATTTGCCGCGCTGTCGCTGGAACCTCCACTGGTGCTGTTTTGCCCGACGAAGGTGTCGCGATCCTGGAAGGCGATCGAGGCCAGCGGGCGCTTCTGCGTCAACGTGCTACACGAGAAGCAGAAGGACGTCTCGGCGCGGTTCGGTTCCAAGGAGCCCGACAAATTCGCCGGACTGGACTGGCACCCTTCGAAGCTCGGATCGCCCGTCATCAAGGACACGCTCGCGCACATCGACTGCACGGTGGCGTCGGTGCACGACGGCGGCGATCACCTAGTGGTGTTCGGTGCGGTGCATTCGCTGTCCGACGTACCGCACAAGAAACCTCGCCCGCTGCTGTTCTATCGAGGCAATTACACCGGCATCGAACCCGATAAGACGTCGCCGGCGCACTGGCGCGATGACCTGGAGGCGTTCCTCACCGCCACCACCGACGACACCTGGCTCTAGATACAGCCCGCCGAGCACGGATCGAGCGGCGGGAGCATTTCGGGGTTCGGTGCGTTCGGATCCACCGGAACCTGTGTTGAGAGGTCGACGTCGTGGTCGAGGTCCGGTGCCGACGGAATGATGTTGCAGACGAAGCTCAGGGCGAGGTCACACGGGGGGCGTCCAGGCTGGGCCTGGGCCGGGACGGCAAGCGCCAGCGCTGCGGCACACGCGGCCGCGGCAACGATGATCGCCTTCTTCAACATTCTCTTCTTCAACATCACGGCGAGCCTATCGCGCGAGCCTCGATGAATTCGACGATTGTCTGCGCCACTTCGCGGTGCACCGTCTCGTTGAGGATGTCGTGGCGGCAACCGGGGAACTCGGTGATATGCAACGGATCGATCTGTTCGGCATAGGCCCGCACCGCCCCCACCGGTGCTATCGAATCGTTGACGCCGTGCACCGCCAACGTCGGCACCGTCAGCTTCGGTAGCTCGCCGCCGAACCGGTCCCACGCCTTATCGAGCTCGCGGGCCAGCGGTGCGCCGTCGGCGTCGACGAAGGCCAGCGGGTCGTTCTCCAGCGAATCGACATAGAAGGGGTCCGCGGAGAGCCAGCCGGGCTCGAGTTCGAAAGAGCTGTCGGTATCGAGCAGTTCAGGGATTGGTACCAGTGGCGCGCCGGAAATTACCCCGGCGCGGTAGCGCTCGGGCTGGTCCAGCAGCCGAAACAGCGTGACCACGGAGCCGAAGGAGTGGCCCTGCGCGATCAACGGCAAGTCCGGGCGTTCACCTTCGGCCAATTCGGTGAGGGCGTCACCGAGGTCGGAGCTGTCATCGATCGAGCCGAAATCGCCGCGGGTGCCCGGGGTGAGTCCGTGGCCGAACTGGTCGACCGCCCACAGATCGATGCCGGCGGCGTTGAGCGCGAAGCCGTAGCGGTGGTAGACCCCGGTGTGCTCGCCGAAGCCGTGCAGGAAGATGACCGTGGCGCGCGGCTCGGCGGCGGCCCAGTGCCGGTAGTACGCGCGGCCCTTCGGATGGTCGATGAACGGCATGACTCGACGCTAGTCCGACCCCATCAGCACGTCGCGTTGATCGGCCATCCGCTGCTGGATCGCTTGCACGACGGCGGCGACGTCGGGTCTGCGCAATGACTCGGCGCGGGTGACGAGCCAGTACGTCAACTCGATCGCCACCTCGTCGGGCAGCACTCGCACGAGATCGTCGTGGCGGTCGGCCATAAAGCACGGCAGCAGACCGATGCCCGCCGCCGCACGCGTCGCCTCGACGTGTACGAAGACGTTCGTCGACGTGACGGATTCGCGCATGGCGGGCGCGAAGGTGGTGGCGACGTCGAGGTCGTCGACCTGCAACATCGAGTCGATGAAGTACACCAGCGGATACCGGGCGAGGTCCGCGATACTCGTCGGCGTGCCGTTGTCGTCGAGGTAGTCGCGCGCGCCGTACAGGCCGAGGCAATAGTTGCCGAGCCGGATCGCCTTGGCGCGGTGCACTTTCGGCTCGCCGACCACCACCTCGACGTCCAGGCCCCAGCGTTGTTGGGTGGCGCGCCGGGTCGCGGCGACGATTTCGACCGCGACCTTCGGGTGGTCGCGTTGCACCCGTGCGGCCGCGGGCGCGGCGATGTATGCGGAGAAGCCGTCGGTCGCCGATATCCGGACCACGCCCTCGAGTGAGGGCACGCCGCCGGTGTGGGCGCTCAGCGAGCGCACGGCGGATTCGACGGCCTCCGCGGCCGACAGTGCTTCGCGCCCGAGGTCGGTCAGCTCCCAGCCGCCGGCGACCCGGGCCAACACCCGGCCACCGATCGACTGTTCCAGTGCGGCGATGCGGCGCGAAATGGTGGTGTGGTTGAGGCCGAGTTCCGCCGCGGCGATGTTGTAGCGGCCCGAGCGACCGACGGCCAGCAACACGAGAAGGTCATCGGCGCTGGGCTTCCGGTCCGTCGGTAACTGCATAACTGCATTTTTGCAGATGGTTCTTGCAGTTTTGCTCATTGCAGGTGGGGGTACCTGCATGAATACTCACAGAGGTCTGTGCGGTGCATCACAACCCAGGAGTGTCCGATGACAATTCACAACGAGCCACCGCCCGCGAGAGCTGGATCGAGTTCCGTCCCGACGGGCCTCAAGCGTGTGGTCGTTGCATCGATGGCGGGCACGGTGGTCGAGTGGTACGAGTTCTTCCTCTACGCGACCGCGGCCACCCTCGTCTTCAACAAGGTGTTCTTCGCGGAAGGCGCGGGCGACTCTGCGCTCATCGCCGCACTCCTCACCTACGGCGTGGGATTCCTGGCGCGCCCGCTGGGCGGAATCGTGTTCGGACACTTCGGCGACAAGTACGGCCGCAAGAAACTGCTTCAGTTCAGCCTCCTGCTCGTCGGCGGCGTGACGTTCCTGATGGGATGCCTGCCGACTTACGCCCAGATCGGGATCTGGGCGCCGATCCTGCTCGTCATTCTGCGATTCATGCAGGGCTTTGCCGTCGGCGGTGAATGGGGCGGCGCCGTTCTGCTCGTCGCGGAGCACAGCCCTGACCGCAGCCGCGCGTTCTGGGCCAGCTGGCCGCAGGCAGCCGTCCCCGTCGGCAACATGCTGGCGACCGTCGTACTCCTGGTGCTGACCGGGACGCTGTCGGATGCCGCCTTCCTGTCGTGGGGATGGCGGGTCGCCTTCTGGCTGTCGGCGGTCGTCGTCCTGGTCGGCTACTACATCCGCACCAAGGTGACCGACGCGCCGATCTTCATCCAGGCGCAGCAGGAGGTCGAGCGGGTCAAGGCTGTTTCATACGGTGTGTTCGAGGTGCTGAAGCGTTATCCCCGTGGGGTTTTCACGGCGATGGGACTGCGCTTCGCGGAAAACATCATGTACTACCTCGTCGTCACCTTCTCGATCGTCTACCTCAAGAATCACGTCGGCGCCGACACCGGCGACATCCTGTGGTGGCTGTTGGCCGCGCACTTCGTACACTTCCTCGTCATCCCGCAGGTGGGCAAGCTCTCCGACCGATTCGGGCGCAGGCCCGTGTACATCGTCGGCGCCATCCTTGCGGGCACCTGGGGCTTCTTCGCATTCCCTCTGATGAACACCGCGAACTATCTAGCGATCATGGCTGCCGTCATCATCGGTCTGGTCATCCACGCTCTGATGTACGCACCGCAGCCGGCGATCATGGCCGAGATGTTTCCCACGCGCATGCGGTATTCGGGCGTATCACTCGGATATCAGGTGACGTCGATCGTGGCGGGGTCACTGGCTCCCGCGATCGCCACCTGGCTTCTCGGTGAGTTCGGCACCTGGGTCCCCATCGCGGTGTATCTGGCCGCTGCATCCGTGATCACCCTTGTGGCAGCGCTGTTCATGCGTGAAACGAACGGGGTCGATTTGGAAAGCGTCGACGAGGCCGACCGCGAAGCACTCGCGAAGGCCGGCGTCGTATGACCGACCTGGCGGGCCGCACCGCGCTTGTCACCGGTGGCGCGAGCGGCATCGGCGAAGCGTGCGCGCGGGAGCTCGCCTCGCGTGGGGCAGTGGTCACCGTCGCCGACCGCGACGACGTCGGCGCCAAGTCGGTTGCAGACGACATCGGCGGAAAGTCCTGGGCCGTCGATCTTTCCGACGTCTCAGCACTCGAAGATTTGCAACTGGACTCAGACATCCTGGTCAACAACGCCGGAGTGCAGCATGTCAGCCCCATCTCCGACTTTGCGCCCGAGCGCTTCCGGCACCTGATGACGCTCATGGTCGAGTCGCCGTTCCTGCTCATCCGCGCCGCGCTGCCACACATGTGCAGGCAGGGCTTCGGCCGGATCATCAACATCTCCTCGGTACATGGGATCCGGGCATCGGAGTTCAAGGTCGCCTACGTGACCGCCAAACACGGACTCGAGGGCCTTTCGAAGGTGACTGCTCTCGAGGGTGGGCCGCACGGGGTCACCAGCAATTGTGTGAATCCCGGCTACGTCCGAACCCCACTGGTGACCAAACAGATCGCCGATCAGGCCAAGGCGCACGGCATTCCGGAGGATAAGGTGGTGACCGACATCCTCCTGAAGGAGAGCGCTATCAAACGTCTGGTGGAACCCGAGGAAGTAGCGGCCCTGGTGGGCTGGTTGGCGTCACCGACCGCGGGAATGGTGACGGGGGCGTCGTACACCATGGACGGGGGCTGGAGCGCGCGATGACCGGTGCCGCGCCGCAATGGGTGCCGACTGAAGACGACGTCGCCACTGCCCGGGTGACCGACTTCGCACGTTTCGTGGCTGAGCACACGGGCGTGGCGACCTCCGATTACGCGTCGCTGTGGCAGTGGTCGGTGGACGACCCTGCCGCGTTCTGGGCCGCGCTCTGGGACTACTTCGACATGGGCGAGCGCGGCGACAAGATCCTCGAGAATGCGACGATGCCAGGGGCGCGGTGGTTTCCGGGCGTGAAGCTGAACTACGTCGATCAGGTCATCCGCAACGCGCGCACCGATCGTCCTGCGATCATCCATGTCGCCGAGGGCGGTAGCGCGGTCGAACTCTCGTGGGATGAATTGCTGGGTCGCACTGCGGCGTTCGCCGAGAGACTGCGCTCGGACGGGGTCGGAGTCGGTGACCGGGTCGCCGGATACCTGCCGAACATCCCCGAGGCCGTCATCGCCTTCCTGGCGACCGCGAGCCTCGGCGCGATCTGGAGCGCCTGCGGCCAGGACTACTCGGCCAAGGCGGCGCTGGACCGGTTGGGTCAGCTCGAGCCGCTGGTGTTGGTGACGGCCGACGGTTATGACTTCGGCGGTAAGCATTACGACAAGCGCGAGGACGTCGAGGCCCTGCGCGCAGGACTGCCGACGCTGAAGGCGACCGTGATGGCCTCCGAACTCGCGGCGGCCGGTGGTGAGCTCTCGACGGTGCCCGTCGACTTCGACCATCCGCTGTGGATCCTGTACTCGTCGGGTACGACGGGTAAGCCCAAGGGAATCGTGCACGGCCATGGTGGCGTCGTGCTCGAACACTTGAAAGCCGTTGCTCTGCAATCCGATATTGGCCGCGAAGACACATTCTTCTGGTACACCAGCCCGAGTTGGATGGTGTGGAACTTCCAGATCGCGGGACTCTTGGTCGGCGCGACGATCGTCTGCTACTCGGGCAGTCCCAGCGCCCCGAAGCCCGATGCCCTGTGGGACATTGCCGCTCGGCTTCGGGCGACTGTCCTGGGCACCAGCCCCGGATATGTGCTCGGATGCGCGAAGGCAGGTGCCGTCCCGCGCAAGGAGCACGACCTGTCGGCGCTGCGGACGGTTGGTATCACCGGATCGTCGCTACCCCCGTCTTCGTCGCTGTGGTTACGTGACAACGTCGGCGAACACGTCCAGGTGGCGTCGATCAGCGGCGGTACCGATGTGGTGTCGGCGTTCATCGGTGGTGTGCGCACCGTGCCGGTGTGGCCCGGAGAGCTGTCGGCCCCGTTCCTCGGGTGCGCGTTGGACGCCTGGGACGAGTCGGGTAATCCCGTGCGCAATGAGGTCGGTGAGCTGGTCATCACCAAGCCGTTGCCGTCCATGCCGATCGGATTCTGGCGCGACGACGACGGATCGCGTTACCACAGTGCGTATTTCGATATGTTTCCGGGTGTGTGGCGGCATGGCGACTGGATCACAATCACCGACCACGGCAGCGTCATCGTGCATGGGCGGTCGGACTCGACGCTGAACCGGCACGGTATCCGAATGGGAAGCGCCGACATATATCAGTCGGTGGAACGACTGCCGGAGATCGCCGAGGCGTTGGTGATCGGCTGCGAGCAGGAGGACGGTGGGTATTGGATGCCGTTGTTCGTTGTGCTGGCCGACGGCGCCCAGTTGACCGACGATCTGCGTGAACGGATCAAGAAGACGATCCGCGACGAGGTGTCTCCGCGCCACGTTCCCGACGAGATCATCGAGGCGCCCGGCATTCCGCACAC is part of the Mycolicibacterium tusciae JS617 genome and encodes:
- the hsaB gene encoding 3-hydroxy-9,10-secoandrosta-1,3,5(10)-triene-9,17-dione monooxygenase reductase subunit, with protein sequence MSKEPMDPRTFRNVLGQFCTGITVITTVHDGEPIGFACQSFAALSLEPPLVLFCPTKVSRSWKAIEASGRFCVNVLHEKQKDVSARFGSKEPDKFAGLDWHPSKLGSPVIKDTLAHIDCTVASVHDGGDHLVVFGAVHSLSDVPHKKPRPLLFYRGNYTGIEPDKTSPAHWRDDLEAFLTATTDDTWL
- a CDS encoding alpha/beta hydrolase; this encodes MPFIDHPKGRAYYRHWAAAEPRATVIFLHGFGEHTGVYHRYGFALNAAGIDLWAVDQFGHGLTPGTRGDFGSIDDSSDLGDALTELAEGERPDLPLIAQGHSFGSVVTLFRLLDQPERYRAGVISGAPLVPIPELLDTDSSFELEPGWLSADPFYVDSLENDPLAFVDADGAPLARELDKAWDRFGGELPKLTVPTLAVHGVNDSIAPVGAVRAYAEQIDPLHITEFPGCRHDILNETVHREVAQTIVEFIEARAIGSP
- a CDS encoding LysR family transcriptional regulator; the encoded protein is MQLPTDRKPSADDLLVLLAVGRSGRYNIAAAELGLNHTTISRRIAALEQSIGGRVLARVAGGWELTDLGREALSAAEAVESAVRSLSAHTGGVPSLEGVVRISATDGFSAYIAAPAAARVQRDHPKVAVEIVAATRRATQQRWGLDVEVVVGEPKVHRAKAIRLGNYCLGLYGARDYLDDNGTPTSIADLARYPLVYFIDSMLQVDDLDVATTFAPAMRESVTSTNVFVHVEATRAAAGIGLLPCFMADRHDDLVRVLPDEVAIELTYWLVTRAESLRRPDVAAVVQAIQQRMADQRDVLMGSD
- a CDS encoding MFS transporter, yielding MTIHNEPPPARAGSSSVPTGLKRVVVASMAGTVVEWYEFFLYATAATLVFNKVFFAEGAGDSALIAALLTYGVGFLARPLGGIVFGHFGDKYGRKKLLQFSLLLVGGVTFLMGCLPTYAQIGIWAPILLVILRFMQGFAVGGEWGGAVLLVAEHSPDRSRAFWASWPQAAVPVGNMLATVVLLVLTGTLSDAAFLSWGWRVAFWLSAVVVLVGYYIRTKVTDAPIFIQAQQEVERVKAVSYGVFEVLKRYPRGVFTAMGLRFAENIMYYLVVTFSIVYLKNHVGADTGDILWWLLAAHFVHFLVIPQVGKLSDRFGRRPVYIVGAILAGTWGFFAFPLMNTANYLAIMAAVIIGLVIHALMYAPQPAIMAEMFPTRMRYSGVSLGYQVTSIVAGSLAPAIATWLLGEFGTWVPIAVYLAAASVITLVAALFMRETNGVDLESVDEADREALAKAGVV
- a CDS encoding 3-hydroxybutyrate dehydrogenase, producing MTDLAGRTALVTGGASGIGEACARELASRGAVVTVADRDDVGAKSVADDIGGKSWAVDLSDVSALEDLQLDSDILVNNAGVQHVSPISDFAPERFRHLMTLMVESPFLLIRAALPHMCRQGFGRIINISSVHGIRASEFKVAYVTAKHGLEGLSKVTALEGGPHGVTSNCVNPGYVRTPLVTKQIADQAKAHGIPEDKVVTDILLKESAIKRLVEPEEVAALVGWLASPTAGMVTGASYTMDGGWSAR
- a CDS encoding acetoacetate--CoA ligase; the protein is MTGAAPQWVPTEDDVATARVTDFARFVAEHTGVATSDYASLWQWSVDDPAAFWAALWDYFDMGERGDKILENATMPGARWFPGVKLNYVDQVIRNARTDRPAIIHVAEGGSAVELSWDELLGRTAAFAERLRSDGVGVGDRVAGYLPNIPEAVIAFLATASLGAIWSACGQDYSAKAALDRLGQLEPLVLVTADGYDFGGKHYDKREDVEALRAGLPTLKATVMASELAAAGGELSTVPVDFDHPLWILYSSGTTGKPKGIVHGHGGVVLEHLKAVALQSDIGREDTFFWYTSPSWMVWNFQIAGLLVGATIVCYSGSPSAPKPDALWDIAARLRATVLGTSPGYVLGCAKAGAVPRKEHDLSALRTVGITGSSLPPSSSLWLRDNVGEHVQVASISGGTDVVSAFIGGVRTVPVWPGELSAPFLGCALDAWDESGNPVRNEVGELVITKPLPSMPIGFWRDDDGSRYHSAYFDMFPGVWRHGDWITITDHGSVIVHGRSDSTLNRHGIRMGSADIYQSVERLPEIAEALVIGCEQEDGGYWMPLFVVLADGAQLTDDLRERIKKTIRDEVSPRHVPDEIIEAPGIPHTRTGKKLEVPIKKLFAGADASKVVERTAVDDPDLLDWYANLKR